A single Burkholderia savannae DNA region contains:
- a CDS encoding helix-turn-helix domain-containing protein, whose product MDKDREQFHADLLQGVREMKAGHAGRVTRVEPTEASVARAKVDMSQSEFASLLGVSVRTYQQWEQGRRNPTGAAKTLLRVAVQHPEALKDLQPAA is encoded by the coding sequence ATGGATAAGGATCGCGAACAATTCCATGCGGACCTGCTACAAGGGGTCCGCGAAATGAAGGCCGGCCATGCCGGCCGCGTGACGCGCGTGGAGCCGACGGAGGCATCCGTCGCGCGCGCCAAGGTCGACATGTCGCAATCCGAATTCGCCAGCCTGCTCGGCGTTTCGGTGCGCACCTACCAGCAGTGGGAACAGGGCCGCCGCAACCCGACCGGCGCGGCGAAAACGCTGCTGCGCGTTGCCGTGCAACACCCCGAGGCGCTGAAAGACCTTCAGCCGGCTGCCTGA